In Trichocoleus sp. FACHB-46, a genomic segment contains:
- the cas7u gene encoding type I-U CRISPR-associated RAMP protein Csb1/Cas7u codes for MLNVITVEFDSALPTVKPPTFLDVGVSQAYLPWEQRLDVLLHTPQATANLIEESIWDAVNHTLIPELEGLPFVEIYTESGQYVASTIDLPHRLGTGYLLKNKHARLDDQRFREALRQRIRDQGIYKAVFTLCPMSIVLGSFYTHIAGIYRIPRVLSGEFVAENAVSMPTGGAVHDPVSARGRGVKTEHMFAIEKDKKKGGEKDKAIQKPSEAGLGNIVYVRESFKAERYIGRFVIDTRLVDKSNLDAKAKHLIQILSEYLVRRLLSDAVTLRTECYLIPKAEKLLKPLAELNTLEQQVKEAIGECSDLFSKVRVVVPNDQVQFAEEEDGTSATE; via the coding sequence ATGCTTAATGTCATCACGGTTGAATTTGACTCTGCCTTACCAACGGTCAAGCCGCCTACTTTTCTAGATGTAGGGGTGTCTCAAGCATACTTACCTTGGGAGCAACGGCTTGATGTTTTGCTGCATACTCCTCAAGCAACAGCAAATCTGATTGAAGAAAGCATTTGGGACGCAGTAAATCACACATTAATTCCTGAACTTGAAGGATTACCTTTCGTTGAAATCTATACAGAATCTGGGCAGTACGTTGCTAGCACAATAGACCTACCGCATCGATTGGGCACTGGATATCTGCTGAAGAATAAACATGCGCGACTTGATGACCAACGGTTTCGAGAAGCTTTACGCCAGCGAATACGGGATCAAGGCATTTATAAAGCTGTTTTTACGCTGTGTCCGATGAGCATTGTGCTGGGCAGTTTCTATACACATATTGCGGGAATTTATCGAATTCCTCGTGTTCTCTCAGGTGAGTTTGTTGCAGAAAATGCCGTCTCTATGCCGACTGGAGGTGCAGTCCATGATCCAGTATCAGCTCGCGGTCGAGGGGTCAAAACAGAGCATATGTTTGCTATTGAAAAGGACAAAAAGAAAGGGGGTGAAAAGGACAAAGCCATACAGAAGCCGAGTGAGGCAGGCTTAGGCAACATCGTCTACGTGCGTGAAAGCTTCAAGGCTGAGCGGTACATAGGGCGGTTTGTGATTGATACTCGCTTGGTTGATAAATCTAATTTGGATGCAAAGGCTAAGCACTTGATTCAGATACTCAGCGAGTATCTAGTGCGCCGCTTACTATCTGATGCCGTGACGCTTCGTACAGAGTGCTACTTGATCCCTAAAGCTGAGAAGCTCTTGAAGCCACTGGCAGAGCTCAACACTTTGGAGCAACAAGTTAAAGAAGCCATTGGCGAGTGTTCAGATTTGTTTAGCAAGGTAAGAGTGGTTGTCCCGAATGACCAGGTGCAGTTTGCTGAAGAGGAGGACGGAACTTCTGCTACTGAATGA
- the csx17 gene encoding type I-U CRISPR-associated protein Csx17, whose product MTAAIANAVAFPHLTPTNAIGWLKAVGLLRLSGAVGYWANDCFHLEIDSTESLVEKLLQYQPKPFASPWNGKSIFSNTKELEIVLASKAQRYALMREGYQELQGVLQPLDTKGLSSDKKKLLMMPLITSKVSNSYLLEWIDAVGLLTQTKQEAEFHKNDLLGTGGNVGTTDFCTVYFQACSKLWDLETGEPSIEAKAFIRAAVLGKVLPETLVLKGLLGHIYPAADYFDDLAPSDKSLEDYINNQGRSSQLANPIDLILYLEGATTFTGSSIPRNEIQNEGDQEHTLASYPLLLEVNSGTADTSDRTGRAYEIWLPLWSKPRDWKVFQKRVTTYLSFRLKNQVVDTTDMLNELTKRSESLGFSRFTRFGLWKRKGQGNYLVYIGLATPLKSDYGAELGEWRFRARPTKEQSQSQYNLLTALHKTLYQLQQGNAETATAIKLLGQIEILHSRIQAKIPPSPQLSEKWVEAVYKEYPIAEVELAAALASTSLTHKGTGRSFRPFRELLSSARYVPKSGTRFWSHDHKYRLKTASLEALCLSLLQLWSTDKEYHPSFGWTHWASPDAIAAFIAGRTNDQLILDLALGFALCKSPTKLARHSSTQPLPELYKYAASLQWCRDVALTAQTVNGLLTGSTVPLSRQLAAVQKPVVLPEHIAIGKRCALALVFPCQPFYQFGEVNA is encoded by the coding sequence ATGACCGCAGCAATAGCTAATGCAGTTGCTTTTCCCCACCTCACGCCCACGAACGCGATTGGCTGGTTGAAAGCCGTTGGTCTCTTGCGTTTATCTGGTGCAGTAGGGTATTGGGCAAATGATTGCTTTCATTTAGAAATTGATTCTACTGAGTCACTGGTTGAAAAACTCCTTCAGTATCAACCGAAACCTTTTGCAAGTCCTTGGAATGGAAAGAGTATTTTTAGCAACACAAAGGAACTAGAAATTGTATTAGCGTCCAAGGCTCAGCGTTATGCATTGATGCGCGAAGGGTATCAAGAACTGCAAGGAGTTTTACAACCCCTTGACACGAAAGGTCTATCTTCAGATAAGAAGAAGCTACTCATGATGCCCTTAATAACTAGCAAGGTCAGTAATTCTTATTTGCTGGAGTGGATTGATGCAGTAGGGCTTTTAACTCAAACAAAACAAGAAGCTGAGTTTCATAAAAACGACTTGTTGGGAACCGGCGGAAATGTCGGAACTACTGACTTTTGTACGGTTTACTTCCAGGCTTGTAGCAAACTATGGGATTTAGAAACTGGAGAACCATCAATCGAGGCAAAAGCATTCATCAGGGCTGCTGTACTAGGTAAAGTGTTGCCAGAGACTTTGGTACTCAAAGGGCTATTGGGACACATATACCCTGCAGCTGATTATTTTGATGATTTAGCTCCCTCTGACAAGTCTTTAGAGGATTACATAAACAATCAAGGACGATCCTCGCAGCTTGCCAACCCTATCGACTTAATTCTTTACTTGGAGGGAGCTACAACTTTCACAGGCAGTAGCATTCCTCGTAATGAAATTCAAAATGAAGGAGATCAAGAACATACTCTGGCATCCTATCCACTCCTACTAGAGGTCAATTCAGGTACTGCTGATACTAGCGATCGCACTGGACGTGCTTATGAAATCTGGTTACCTCTGTGGAGCAAGCCTCGGGACTGGAAAGTTTTTCAGAAAAGAGTAACAACTTACCTCTCATTTCGCCTCAAAAACCAGGTAGTTGACACTACCGATATGCTTAATGAGCTTACTAAAAGAAGTGAGTCATTAGGATTCTCTCGGTTTACTCGTTTTGGCCTCTGGAAGCGTAAAGGGCAGGGCAATTATTTAGTTTATATTGGCTTGGCAACACCGCTTAAGTCAGATTACGGAGCTGAATTAGGGGAATGGCGGTTTCGAGCTCGGCCCACTAAAGAACAGTCCCAGTCTCAATACAATCTGCTAACAGCGCTCCACAAAACGCTATATCAACTACAACAGGGTAATGCAGAGACAGCGACGGCAATCAAACTATTAGGGCAGATAGAAATTTTGCACAGCCGAATCCAGGCTAAGATACCCCCCTCACCCCAACTGAGCGAGAAATGGGTTGAGGCAGTCTACAAGGAATACCCAATCGCGGAGGTTGAATTGGCAGCTGCTCTAGCCAGCACCTCACTAACCCACAAAGGTACTGGGCGCTCCTTTCGTCCCTTCCGAGAATTACTGTCATCCGCACGGTATGTTCCGAAGAGTGGCACTCGATTCTGGTCTCATGATCACAAATACAGGCTTAAGACTGCCTCGCTAGAAGCTTTATGCCTGTCGCTGTTGCAGCTTTGGAGCACGGACAAAGAGTATCACCCTTCTTTTGGCTGGACCCATTGGGCAAGCCCTGATGCGATCGCTGCCTTTATTGCAGGACGCACGAATGACCAGCTCATCTTGGATTTGGCGCTTGGGTTTGCTTTGTGCAAAAGCCCTACGAAGTTAGCTCGACATTCTAGTACTCAACCTTTGCCAGAGCTCTATAAATATGCTGCCTCTCTTCAGTGGTGCCGTGACGTGGCTCTAACAGCTCAGACAGTGAACGGCTTGTTGACTGGATCAACAGTGCCTTTGAGTCGGCAACTAGCAGCTGTGCAAAAGCCAGTAGTACTTCCCGAGCATATTGCGATCGGAAAGAGGTGTGCTCTGGCGTTGGTGTTTCCTTGTCAACCTTTTTATCAATTTGGAGAAGTCAATGCTTAA
- the csb2 gene encoding type I-U CRISPR-associated protein Csb2: protein MIHIEIQFHTNQYQACAWGNHHSEGVIDWPPAPWRILRAIVAGAYNVKLADKHQLTLKGILHKLASVLPSYTLPSVTYIQHRSPRPQVDLKTAQTGPGKTLYSAGLLMSSAQNVLHVHWSATLSEAEELVLSLCLSGVTYFGRKESVATLSLVEEAPESSAQPDPQGTRIVSIPDPELDPDTLWNALNLSAHENYGVNRSAVFPGIRQATYQIDTLKPQIQQEIWQKQNTITLAVSASPRLPFKLALKLTHRLHEVLVSRCPAPVFTGQEMGEPSKNHDHTIFQCVPDRTGRYIEQVKLYSRMGYGPEALAAIANCTNLFNVARGYVISLALADLGQKEEKFNQWISCTPFFLSRFPTVRRGKPRMLTEHYQKDSPEHQVLQYLQHLPWLNLQGHPIYQEHEEGLALIMDNAIAVIASCEPFPKFWEWESDCRQGKKVGRVGYRVTLRFSTPVTGPIILGYAAHYGLGAMAPMREWLGVKQPSAQNKVISVTATTLSTGNPRVH, encoded by the coding sequence ATGATACACATCGAAATTCAATTTCACACGAATCAATACCAAGCCTGTGCTTGGGGAAATCACCACTCTGAAGGTGTGATTGACTGGCCTCCTGCTCCGTGGCGCATTCTTCGAGCGATTGTAGCGGGAGCTTATAACGTCAAACTCGCGGACAAACATCAACTGACTTTGAAGGGAATACTGCATAAGTTAGCTTCAGTGCTTCCCAGTTATACCCTCCCATCTGTAACTTACATTCAGCACCGGAGCCCGCGTCCTCAAGTGGATCTGAAGACAGCCCAAACAGGACCAGGAAAAACTCTTTACTCAGCAGGACTGCTCATGTCCAGCGCTCAGAATGTGCTACACGTTCACTGGTCAGCAACCCTATCCGAAGCTGAAGAGCTGGTATTAAGTTTGTGCTTATCAGGAGTAACCTATTTTGGTCGGAAAGAATCGGTTGCAACACTTTCCCTAGTTGAAGAAGCTCCTGAATCCAGCGCTCAACCTGATCCTCAAGGGACGCGCATTGTATCGATTCCAGATCCAGAACTAGATCCAGACACGCTCTGGAATGCCTTGAACTTATCTGCTCATGAGAATTATGGAGTTAATCGCTCGGCTGTTTTTCCTGGTATTCGCCAAGCCACTTATCAGATCGATACACTAAAACCTCAAATACAGCAGGAAATCTGGCAAAAGCAAAACACAATTACTCTGGCTGTCTCAGCGTCGCCTCGACTGCCTTTCAAGTTAGCCCTGAAGCTTACCCACCGATTACATGAGGTTTTAGTCAGTCGATGTCCTGCTCCTGTTTTTACGGGTCAGGAGATGGGCGAGCCCAGCAAGAATCATGACCATACCATTTTTCAATGTGTACCAGACCGTACAGGCCGCTATATTGAACAAGTGAAGCTTTATAGCCGGATGGGGTATGGCCCAGAAGCTCTTGCTGCGATCGCGAACTGCACTAATTTGTTCAATGTTGCTCGTGGCTATGTCATTTCTTTGGCGTTGGCTGATTTGGGACAGAAAGAAGAAAAATTTAACCAGTGGATATCTTGTACTCCCTTCTTTCTCTCACGATTTCCTACAGTTCGTCGTGGTAAACCACGCATGCTAACAGAGCATTATCAAAAAGACAGCCCAGAACATCAGGTGCTTCAGTATCTACAACATTTACCTTGGCTAAACTTGCAAGGTCATCCAATTTACCAGGAGCACGAAGAAGGGTTAGCACTCATTATGGATAATGCAATAGCTGTGATAGCATCTTGCGAACCATTTCCAAAGTTTTGGGAATGGGAGTCCGACTGTCGTCAAGGGAAGAAGGTAGGACGAGTAGGCTATCGAGTCACCTTGAGGTTTTCAACCCCAGTGACTGGTCCGATTATCTTGGGCTATGCTGCCCACTACGGCTTGGGTGCGATGGCCCCTATGCGCGAGTGGTTAGGTGTTAAACAGCCGAGCGCTCAGAATAAGGTTATATCAGTGACTGCAACAACTCTAAGCACAGGAAATCCGCGCGTTCACTGA